Proteins found in one Magnolia sinica isolate HGM2019 chromosome 5, MsV1, whole genome shotgun sequence genomic segment:
- the LOC131246140 gene encoding protein DEHYDRATION-INDUCED 19 homolog 6-like isoform X2: MQAARHNAETHLSMDDFEGDDDLCSCFPCPFCYVDIEVPVLRIHLQEEHCFDVKNAVCPVCAANLGKDMIGHFTVQHWHLLKRRRKSQRTGAAVVGKDLRELSSFLAVASTNGRGNVPDSAPDPLLSPFLYRLATPHATTVNQDASSGVNAMVDSLSSEVQREPTTPNGAREQQADEERNQRAVFVQHLLVSTIF; encoded by the exons AAACACATTTGAGCATGGATGATTTTGAAGGAGATGATGACTTATGTTCTTGCTTCCCATGCCCGTTTTGTTACGTGGATATTGAAGTTCCTGTCCTCCGTATCCATTTACAGGAAGAGCATTGCTTTGATGTAAAAAATGCG GTTTGTCCTGTGTGTGCAGCAAATTTAGGAAAGGATATGATTGGACATTTCACAGTGCAGCATTGGCATTTGCTAAAG CGAAGGAGGAAATCTCAAAGAACGGGTGCAGCAGTGGTTGGCAAGGATCTGCGAGAGCTTAGTTCTTTTCTTGCAGTAGCTTCCACTAATGGTAGGGGGAATGTTCCTGATTCTGCTCCTGATCCACTTCTCTCACCTTTTCTCTATCGTTTGGCTACTCCACATGCCACCACAGTGAACCAAGACGCAAGCTCTGGCGTTAATGCAATGGTCGACTCATTATCTTCAGAAGTTCAAAG GGAGCCAACTACTCCAAATGGAGCAAGAGAACAACAGGCTGACGAAGAACGAAATCAGAGAGCGGTGTTTGTTCAGCACTTGCTCGTgtccaccattttctaa